In the Thermodesulfovibrio yellowstonii DSM 11347 genome, one interval contains:
- a CDS encoding MTH1187 family thiamine-binding protein produces the protein MIAQFSIIPLGVGVSVSQYVAKVIKVVDESGLPYRLHAMGTIIEGEWDEVIGLIKKCRDILMNEVERVVIDIKIDDRKGAKGRIEAKIKSVEEKLGKPLKT, from the coding sequence ATGATTGCACAATTTAGTATAATTCCTTTAGGAGTTGGGGTAAGTGTCAGTCAATATGTAGCAAAAGTTATAAAAGTAGTTGATGAAAGCGGACTTCCCTACAGACTTCATGCAATGGGAACAATTATTGAGGGAGAATGGGATGAAGTAATAGGACTGATAAAAAAATGTCGGGATATATTAATGAATGAAGTGGAAAGAGTGGTTATTGATATAAAGATTGATGATAGAAAAGGTGCTAAAGGAAGAATTGAAGCAAAAATTAAGTCAGTTGAAGAAAAGCTTGGGAAGCCTTTGAAAACATGA
- a CDS encoding universal stress protein, with protein sequence MNIERIYVAIDFKSATPLVLSHAVWLSQTFDCRNLCLFHIMEYTLTPPAYLTPYINKEKKKIEEKLKKLAEQLVPYITNIDVKVVFGRLIESIKEVIKNENSFAVIGFKTHITRPSTSERILKGLKVPVLIVKGEDFKEINPEYIKIKKILCPIDFSEHSLRALTIAQTIAKKWHSELRVLHVVPEQKVKGIIEEPEEIEKYIDYLKENAQEQFKKVNKTLNYEILSGIPADEIIKKSKDVDLVVIGSKGRSYTEAIIIGSVAESVIKNSLKPVLLIH encoded by the coding sequence ATGAATATAGAAAGAATTTATGTTGCCATAGATTTTAAATCAGCTACACCTCTGGTGCTTTCGCATGCAGTATGGCTTTCTCAAACTTTTGATTGCAGGAATCTCTGCCTTTTTCATATTATGGAATATACACTGACTCCACCAGCATATTTAACACCTTACATTAATAAAGAAAAGAAAAAAATAGAAGAAAAATTAAAAAAACTGGCAGAACAACTTGTTCCATATATAACTAATATTGACGTCAAAGTTGTTTTTGGCAGACTAATTGAAAGCATTAAGGAAGTCATAAAGAATGAAAACAGTTTTGCTGTAATAGGGTTTAAAACACATATTACAAGACCTTCTACTTCTGAAAGAATTCTTAAAGGACTTAAAGTGCCTGTTCTTATTGTAAAAGGAGAAGATTTTAAAGAAATAAATCCAGAATATATCAAAATAAAAAAGATTCTATGTCCTATTGATTTTTCTGAACATTCTTTAAGAGCCTTAACTATCGCTCAAACTATAGCGAAAAAATGGCATAGTGAATTGAGAGTTTTACATGTTGTGCCTGAACAAAAAGTTAAAGGCATTATTGAAGAACCTGAAGAAATAGAAAAATATATTGATTACTTAAAAGAAAACGCTCAGGAACAATTTAAAAAAGTAAACAAAACTTTAAATTATGAAATTCTTTCAGGAATTCCTGCAGATGAAATAATCAAGAAATCCAAAGATGTAGACCTTGTTGTAATAGGTTCAAAGGGAAGGTCTTATACTGAAGCAATTATAATCGGAAGTGTAGCTGAGTCAGTTATAAAGAATTCACTAAAACCTGTTTTGCTTATTCATTAG
- a CDS encoding MOSC domain-containing protein, which yields MSAKVVSINISQTKGTTKKPIGEAIVVENYGIKEDAHAGSHWHRQISLLSQESIQKMKDKGLNLNYGDFAENITTEGIDLSTLPVGTKLKIGEIILEITQHGKKCHSKCEIFKIVGDCIMPREGVFAKVIKGGKIKVGDEIIKL from the coding sequence ATGTCTGCAAAAGTAGTCTCAATAAACATCAGCCAAACAAAAGGCACAACAAAAAAGCCTATTGGAGAAGCCATAGTTGTTGAAAACTATGGAATAAAGGAAGATGCCCATGCAGGCTCTCACTGGCATAGACAGATAAGCCTTTTATCTCAGGAAAGTATCCAAAAAATGAAGGATAAGGGCTTAAATCTTAATTATGGAGACTTTGCCGAAAACATTACCACCGAAGGTATTGATTTATCAACTCTTCCAGTGGGAACAAAACTCAAGATTGGTGAGATAATTTTAGAGATAACTCAGCATGGCAAAAAATGCCACAGCAAATGTGAGATTTTTAAAATAGTGGGAGATTGCATTATGCCAAGAGAAGGAGTATTTGCCAAAGTAATAAAAGGTGGGAAAATTAAAGTGGGAGATGAAATAATAAAACTATGA
- a CDS encoding MogA/MoaB family molybdenum cofactor biosynthesis protein yields MKYKVAIITVSDKSSKGQREDLSGKVIEDMVSSWAEVISYKIVPDEKDLIKKAIIDELDKVDLILTNGGTGLHPRDVTPDATLEIIEKEVPGIAEAMRLVGLAKTKTAMLSRAVAGIKGKTLVINLPGSPKAVRECLEVIIDALPHAIDKLKGDPSECSR; encoded by the coding sequence ATGAAATACAAAGTTGCAATTATAACTGTTTCTGACAAAAGTTCAAAAGGACAAAGAGAAGACTTAAGCGGGAAAGTTATTGAAGACATGGTTTCATCATGGGCAGAAGTTATTTCCTACAAAATTGTTCCTGATGAGAAAGATTTAATAAAAAAGGCAATAATTGATGAGCTTGATAAAGTAGACCTCATATTAACTAATGGTGGAACAGGGTTACATCCACGAGATGTTACACCTGATGCAACTCTTGAGATTATTGAGAAAGAAGTTCCAGGTATTGCTGAGGCAATGAGATTGGTGGGGCTTGCTAAAACAAAAACTGCCATGCTTTCAAGAGCAGTAGCAGGAATTAAAGGAAAAACTTTGGTAATAAATCTTCCGGGTAGTCCAAAGGCTGTTAGAGAATGCCTTGAAGTTATCATAGATGCCCTTCCCCATGCCATTGACAAACTTAAGGGAGACCCATCTGAGTGTAGTAGATGA
- a CDS encoding cytochrome c biogenesis CcdA family protein, whose translation MNEVTFTAAFLGGIISFFSPCILPLLPVYISLFSGLSTAELSVGNSRLRIFIYTLIFIAGFSTVYLALGVGSSFIGTLFFDYQDYLRIIGGVFLILFGLVLIGLIKSGFFVREFRLNVKAQKFGTPVGAFLIGVGFAAGWSPCIGPVLGSILIYSSMSGSIVSGIKMLGAYSMGIAIPFLISSLLIDTVMRYLRKFMKIFRWINYLIGVSLIILGLLMISGIFTV comes from the coding sequence ATGAATGAAGTAACTTTTACAGCTGCTTTCTTAGGTGGCATTATAAGCTTTTTTTCTCCCTGTATTCTCCCATTACTTCCTGTTTACATTTCACTTTTTTCAGGACTTTCTACAGCTGAATTGTCAGTGGGCAATTCTCGTTTGCGTATTTTTATTTATACTCTAATATTCATTGCTGGTTTTTCTACAGTTTATCTTGCTCTTGGAGTCGGAAGTTCTTTCATTGGAACACTTTTTTTTGATTATCAGGATTACTTAAGAATAATAGGTGGAGTTTTTCTTATTTTATTTGGATTAGTTCTCATAGGTCTAATAAAGTCAGGTTTTTTTGTGAGAGAATTCAGATTAAATGTTAAAGCGCAGAAATTTGGTACTCCCGTAGGAGCATTTCTTATAGGAGTAGGATTTGCCGCTGGTTGGTCTCCCTGCATTGGTCCTGTGCTTGGCAGCATTCTTATTTATTCAAGCATGAGTGGCAGTATTGTGTCAGGAATAAAAATGCTGGGAGCTTACTCTATGGGAATAGCCATACCTTTCCTGATTTCTTCATTATTAATTGATACAGTCATGCGATATCTAAGAAAATTCATGAAAATTTTTAGGTGGATTAATTATCTCATAGGAGTCTCTCTGATAATTCTTGGATTATTAATGATTTCAGGTATCTTCACTGTTTGA
- the leuS gene encoding leucine--tRNA ligase, whose protein sequence is MNQNYDFKNIETKWQNEWLKNKLFEVNEDSSKQKFYCLEMFPYPSGRIHMGHVRNYAIGDVIARYKRMKGLKVLHPMGWDAFGLPAENAAIKHGVHPAKWTYENIDYMKNQLIKLGLSYDWRREVTTCSPEYYKWNQWIFLKLYERGLAYRKSSFVNWCPSCATVLANEQVIDGACWRCETQVEQKELEQWFLKITAYAEELLKDCDRLTGWPEKVLTMQRNWIGKSEGVEVDFPIEGLNEALRIFTTRPDTIFGVTFMCLSPEHPLADRLCEDKEALRRIRQLQREPEIKEGIFTGKYAINPLNGERVPIWIANFVLMEYGTGAIMSVPAHDQRDFEFAVRYGIPIKVVIKPKDSELSEPLNEAFEDEGVMVNSGEFSGLPSSEGKKAVADYIEKKGLGKKTINYRLRDWGISRQRYWGTPIPIIYCEKCGIVPVPEKDLPVILPENISLTGKGESPLKYVEEFYKTKCPRCGKEARRETDTMDTFVDSSWYFVRYCSLQNEDAFHKEKIKYWMPVDQYIGGIEHAVLHLLYARFFTKVLRDIGIVPFDEPFERLLTQGMVCMESYRCPEHDYLFPKEVKDGKCIHCGSSVTVGRVEKMSKSKKNIIDPDEMIEQYGTDTVRVFTLFAAPPEKDLEWSSQGVEGAHRFLKRVYALIFKHNKWIREIHISESEASSIGMTEEGHAEPAFYCHSEPKRSESEESPISPIISLIHRTIKRVTLDIEKEYQFNTAIARLMEFVNEVYGYEPKTEEERKVFKFAIRNFLILLSPFAPHIAEELWREIGEEGFILNEPWPTYDEALAREQMIELVVQINGKVRSKIMIPQGMSDEEIVKIALDDEKVKQWVNGKEILKVIPVKGKLVNIVVAN, encoded by the coding sequence ATGAACCAGAATTACGATTTCAAAAATATAGAGACTAAATGGCAGAATGAATGGCTAAAAAATAAACTTTTTGAAGTAAATGAAGATAGCTCAAAACAAAAATTCTACTGCCTTGAGATGTTTCCTTATCCATCAGGAAGAATTCACATGGGACACGTTCGTAACTATGCAATTGGTGATGTTATTGCAAGATACAAGAGAATGAAAGGCTTAAAAGTGCTTCATCCGATGGGATGGGATGCTTTCGGACTTCCTGCAGAAAATGCTGCAATAAAACATGGAGTGCATCCTGCGAAGTGGACATATGAAAACATAGATTATATGAAAAACCAGCTCATAAAACTTGGCTTAAGCTATGACTGGAGGCGTGAGGTTACTACTTGCAGTCCTGAATACTATAAGTGGAATCAATGGATATTCCTTAAACTTTATGAACGAGGTCTTGCATATAGAAAATCATCCTTTGTTAACTGGTGTCCTTCTTGTGCAACTGTGCTTGCTAATGAGCAAGTGATTGATGGCGCTTGCTGGAGATGTGAAACTCAGGTTGAGCAAAAGGAACTTGAGCAGTGGTTTCTGAAAATCACGGCCTATGCTGAAGAACTTCTTAAAGACTGTGATAGACTTACTGGTTGGCCCGAAAAAGTGCTTACCATGCAGCGTAACTGGATTGGGAAAAGTGAGGGAGTTGAAGTTGATTTTCCAATTGAAGGCTTGAATGAGGCTTTAAGAATCTTTACAACAAGACCAGATACAATTTTTGGTGTAACATTCATGTGTCTGTCTCCAGAGCATCCTTTGGCTGATAGACTCTGTGAAGATAAAGAGGCATTAAGAAGAATAAGGCAGTTACAGCGCGAGCCAGAGATAAAAGAAGGAATTTTTACAGGTAAATACGCTATAAATCCTCTAAATGGAGAGAGAGTCCCCATCTGGATTGCCAATTTTGTTCTTATGGAATACGGAACAGGAGCAATAATGAGTGTTCCAGCCCATGATCAGAGAGACTTTGAGTTTGCTGTAAGATATGGAATTCCAATAAAAGTTGTCATAAAACCTAAGGATTCTGAACTTTCAGAGCCTCTTAACGAAGCATTTGAAGATGAAGGTGTAATGGTTAATTCAGGAGAGTTTTCAGGGCTTCCATCCTCTGAAGGCAAAAAAGCAGTTGCAGATTACATTGAGAAAAAAGGGCTTGGTAAAAAAACTATTAATTACAGACTTCGTGACTGGGGAATTTCAAGACAGCGATATTGGGGTACCCCTATCCCCATAATTTATTGCGAAAAATGCGGAATAGTTCCAGTGCCTGAAAAAGACCTGCCAGTGATTTTGCCAGAGAATATAAGCTTAACAGGTAAAGGTGAGTCTCCTCTTAAGTATGTTGAGGAGTTTTATAAAACTAAATGCCCCCGTTGTGGTAAAGAGGCAAGAAGAGAAACTGACACTATGGATACATTTGTTGATTCCTCATGGTATTTTGTAAGATACTGCTCCCTGCAAAATGAAGATGCATTTCACAAAGAAAAAATAAAATACTGGATGCCTGTTGACCAATACATTGGTGGAATTGAGCATGCAGTGCTTCATCTACTTTATGCAAGATTTTTTACAAAGGTGCTCAGAGACATTGGTATTGTTCCTTTTGATGAACCATTTGAAAGACTTCTTACACAGGGAATGGTTTGCATGGAAAGTTACCGTTGTCCTGAGCATGATTATCTCTTTCCAAAGGAAGTAAAAGATGGAAAATGCATTCATTGTGGAAGTTCTGTCACAGTTGGAAGAGTTGAGAAAATGTCCAAATCAAAGAAAAACATTATTGACCCTGATGAAATGATTGAGCAGTATGGAACAGATACAGTAAGGGTCTTTACCCTCTTTGCAGCACCTCCTGAAAAAGACCTTGAATGGTCTTCTCAGGGAGTTGAAGGTGCTCACAGATTTTTAAAAAGAGTGTATGCTCTTATTTTTAAACACAATAAATGGATAAGAGAGATACATATAAGTGAGTCAGAGGCAAGCTCCATCGGAATGACAGAGGAAGGTCATGCTGAACCTGCTTTTTATTGTCATTCCGAGCCCAAACGTAGTGAGAGCGAGGAATCCCCTATCTCACCTATTATCAGCCTAATCCACCGAACAATTAAGCGTGTTACTCTTGACATAGAAAAGGAATACCAATTCAACACAGCAATCGCTCGTCTGATGGAATTTGTAAATGAAGTTTATGGATATGAACCAAAAACTGAGGAAGAACGCAAAGTATTCAAGTTCGCCATAAGAAACTTTCTTATACTTTTAAGTCCCTTCGCTCCTCATATTGCAGAGGAACTCTGGAGAGAAATTGGTGAGGAGGGTTTTATTTTAAATGAACCCTGGCCCACATATGATGAAGCACTTGCCCGTGAACAGATGATAGAGCTTGTGGTTCAGATAAACGGCAAAGTTCGTTCAAAAATAATGATTCCTCAAGGTATGAGCGATGAGGAAATAGTGAAAATAGCCCTTGATGACGAAAAAGTAAAACAGTGGGTTAATGGAAAAGAAATCCTCAAAGTCATCCCTGTAAAAGGCAAGCTTGTAAACATCGTGGTAGCAAATTGA
- a CDS encoding DUF4258 domain-containing protein, with translation MKIQYSKHALAKIEERKIDKTLIERVLINAELTFYDIVNRTFVGISKVKIQEFETNLVVVYTKSEENFKIVTVYPCKNIEKEIKAKEKNRWIRI, from the coding sequence TTGAAAATTCAATATTCCAAACACGCTCTTGCCAAAATAGAGGAGAGAAAAATTGATAAAACTTTAATTGAGAGAGTTTTGATTAATGCAGAGCTAACCTTTTATGATATTGTAAATCGTACTTTCGTAGGCATCTCAAAGGTTAAAATTCAGGAATTTGAAACTAATCTTGTAGTAGTTTATACTAAAAGTGAAGAGAATTTTAAAATAGTTACTGTTTATCCTTGTAAAAACATAGAGAAAGAGATAAAAGCTAAGGAGAAAAACAGATGGATAAGAATATAA
- a CDS encoding DUF2283 domain-containing protein has protein sequence MDKNIKIWFDEQEDILYLSLKEGIAIDSEEVAENIRIEYDEKGSMIGIEILNISRMLATSIAKHLKDIIIIKAENPV, from the coding sequence ATGGATAAGAATATAAAAATATGGTTTGATGAACAAGAGGATATTCTTTATTTATCCCTGAAAGAGGGAATTGCAATAGATTCTGAAGAAGTAGCCGAAAATATCAGAATTGAGTATGATGAGAAAGGTAGTATGATAGGTATTGAAATTTTAAATATTTCACGAATGTTAGCAACTTCTATTGCGAAACATCTCAAAGACATTATAATAATTAAAGCTGAAAATCCTGTTTGA
- a CDS encoding nucleotidyltransferase domain-containing protein, with protein sequence MKLINEIAEKYKISLIYLFGSQAELGERYLHGEDIKPEPYSDLDIAVLFEEIPENIIKTYGELYRDLCFVFEPFEIDLVFMHEQDSLFQYEIIKGVRIYAKDEDFADEYEELVMKKASDLSFKQKEFIKDVLEAIEDGYFQFEYKANS encoded by the coding sequence ATGAAGCTCATTAATGAAATCGCAGAAAAATATAAAATTTCCTTGATTTATCTTTTCGGTTCACAGGCTGAATTAGGTGAGAGATATCTTCATGGTGAAGATATAAAACCTGAGCCTTATTCTGACCTTGACATAGCAGTGCTTTTTGAAGAAATTCCTGAAAACATTATAAAAACCTACGGTGAACTCTATCGTGACCTTTGCTTTGTCTTTGAACCCTTTGAGATAGACCTTGTTTTTATGCATGAACAGGATTCACTTTTTCAGTATGAAATTATAAAGGGCGTACGCATCTATGCAAAAGATGAAGATTTTGCCGATGAGTATGAGGAGCTTGTAATGAAAAAGGCTTCTGATTTAAGTTTTAAACAAAAAGAATTCATAAAAGATGTATTAGAGGCAATTGAAGATGGTTATTTCCAGTTTGAATATAAAGCGAATAGTTGA
- the hepT gene encoding type VII toxin-antitoxin system HepT family RNase toxin, with protein sequence MVISSLNIKRIVDLIGFIEECLNELKIFQSISEEEFLSDKRNPAYVESYLRRTLEAMFDISRHILAKTYGYKELEYKKIAKELGNKGVVNQELSEKLFLMAGYRNRMVHFYREITPSELFNIVRNNLTDVEEFIRQIKHFIESYSKEIKL encoded by the coding sequence ATGGTTATTTCCAGTTTGAATATAAAGCGAATAGTTGATTTAATTGGCTTTATAGAGGAATGTCTTAATGAATTGAAAATTTTTCAAAGCATTTCAGAAGAGGAATTTCTCTCTGATAAAAGAAACCCGGCTTATGTAGAGAGCTATTTAAGGCGAACCCTTGAGGCTATGTTTGACATTAGCAGACATATCCTTGCTAAAACTTATGGATATAAAGAGCTTGAATACAAAAAAATCGCCAAAGAATTAGGCAACAAAGGAGTAGTTAATCAGGAACTGTCAGAAAAACTTTTCTTGATGGCAGGTTATCGTAATAGAATGGTACATTTTTATAGAGAGATTACTCCATCTGAACTGTTTAATATTGTAAGGAATAATTTAACTGATGTGGAAGAATTTATAAGACAGATAAAACATTTTATAGAGTCATACAGCAAGGAGATTAAATTATGA
- the lptE gene encoding LPS assembly lipoprotein LptE: protein MKKIFITALLFLNLLTLSCGYTIHTKADLPFQEIYLRKVDNLTLEPGLQDKMRKIAYQALVDNGFTITSSADRVLDIQIKNYRLVTLSEIGLNTVEYQIIIDVKAILYEGKEIKKEFAPASPFTTFFRTTRDLQSIIADRDLAIESLIRDICDDMVRKLIFETEENKKEENLQEIQ from the coding sequence ATGAAAAAAATTTTTATCACGGCATTACTATTTTTAAATCTTTTAACACTAAGTTGCGGATATACCATTCACACAAAAGCTGACCTGCCTTTTCAGGAAATATATCTGAGAAAAGTTGACAATCTCACCCTTGAGCCAGGGTTACAGGATAAAATGAGAAAGATTGCTTATCAGGCACTTGTTGACAATGGTTTTACAATCACTTCTTCCGCTGACAGAGTGCTTGACATCCAGATAAAAAATTATCGTCTGGTTACTCTTTCAGAGATAGGGCTTAATACAGTTGAATATCAGATTATAATTGATGTTAAAGCAATTCTTTACGAAGGAAAGGAGATAAAGAAAGAATTTGCACCGGCTTCACCATTTACAACATTCTTCAGAACAACAAGAGACTTACAAAGCATCATTGCAGACAGAGACCTTGCAATTGAGTCTTTAATAAGGGATATATGCGATGATATGGTAAGAAAACTTATTTTTGAGACAGAGGAAAACAAAAAAGAAGAAAATCTTCAAGAAATTCAATAA
- the holA gene encoding DNA polymerase III subunit delta — MLEIEKLEQEIKEKLPKRMYFCYAQDTFLLFEVTRLVRKNFDPVVIETYESPEELDITSFASPSLFSSKTVLLIYNFEKIKKTEKRIEWLKKITSQVHSSISLILLCNASYKEISDEIAYLKKDKNSLLYNLDLKKEDLPTWIAYKASQNGITLKQDAIYYLIDITGGQPGLISSEIEKISLLTDKSHIGLFDIKDILTELGEFTAFDLIDAIKKKDKERAYRLIDKLQNTEPDMILGALNWYYTNRVNADPSVYNLLYRTNLSLRQARSCSLEMLLYELLKD; from the coding sequence ATGCTTGAAATAGAAAAACTTGAACAGGAAATAAAAGAAAAACTCCCAAAAAGAATGTATTTTTGCTATGCTCAGGATACTTTTCTTCTGTTTGAGGTTACAAGGCTTGTCCGTAAAAACTTTGACCCAGTAGTAATTGAGACCTATGAATCTCCTGAAGAACTTGATATCACATCTTTCGCCTCACCATCTTTATTTTCTTCAAAAACAGTTCTGCTAATTTACAACTTTGAAAAAATAAAAAAGACTGAAAAAAGAATTGAATGGCTCAAAAAAATTACATCACAGGTGCATAGCTCTATCAGTCTTATTCTTCTTTGTAATGCTTCATATAAAGAAATATCTGATGAGATAGCCTATTTAAAAAAAGATAAAAACTCTCTCCTTTATAATCTTGATCTAAAGAAAGAAGATTTACCAACATGGATAGCGTATAAGGCAAGTCAGAATGGCATCACGCTAAAGCAGGATGCAATTTACTATTTGATAGACATAACAGGAGGGCAGCCGGGTTTAATTTCGTCTGAGATAGAAAAAATATCGCTTTTGACAGATAAATCTCACATTGGGCTTTTTGATATTAAAGATATTTTGACAGAACTTGGTGAATTCACAGCCTTTGATCTTATTGATGCAATAAAGAAAAAAGACAAAGAAAGAGCATACAGGTTGATTGATAAACTCCAAAATACAGAGCCAGATATGATTTTGGGTGCATTAAACTGGTATTATACAAACAGAGTTAATGCAGACCCAAGTGTTTATAATCTGCTTTACAGAACAAATCTTTCATTAAGGCAGGCTCGCTCTTGCAGCCTTGAGATGCTTTTATATGAGTTGCTTAAAGATTAA
- the mntA gene encoding type VII toxin-antitoxin system MntA family adenylyltransferase antitoxin: MEMEAKLKKAFINLENYHDKLQIEFAYLFGSYAEGNYAPTSDIDLAVYFVSNPSLDEELSLHVFLTKQLKTDKIDLLVLNRTKNLILLEEIIRKGKVIYDRISELRKMFECKVIHNSIDFKIQRKVFAGR, encoded by the coding sequence ATGGAAATGGAAGCAAAATTAAAAAAAGCGTTTATAAATTTAGAAAACTACCATGATAAACTTCAAATAGAATTCGCCTATTTATTCGGCTCTTATGCTGAAGGTAATTATGCTCCAACAAGTGACATTGATCTGGCAGTTTATTTTGTTTCAAATCCTTCCTTGGATGAAGAGCTTTCCTTACATGTTTTTTTAACAAAGCAGCTTAAAACTGACAAAATTGACCTTTTAGTATTAAATCGGACAAAAAATTTGATTCTTCTTGAAGAAATTATAAGAAAGGGTAAAGTTATTTATGACAGAATTTCAGAATTACGAAAAATGTTTGAATGTAAAGTTATTCACAATTCAATTGATTTTAAAATCCAGAGAAAAGTTTTTGCAGGAAGATGA
- a CDS encoding amidohydrolase family protein, with translation MGKTFIVRAQYLLTMNKKDEVIENGALVVEDGRIKDVGEFTEILKKYKDPSIPVYGNSYSALMPGFINTHTHAAMVLFRGIADDLPLKQWLTEHIWPKEAKFLSPEFVHDGTSLACIEMLKSGTTTFNDMYFFTEAIAQAAKKLGIRAVVGQGVLDFPTASGKGADDYLAKAKEFIEKYKSDELILPAVAPHAIYTCSRETLLKSKELALKNNVPIHIHLSETFHEVEECLKNNGKRPVKYLKNIGFLEGRITAAHSVWLDDEEIDIMAERNIGVSHCIESNLKLSSGIAPVAKMIKKGVKVSMGTDGAASNNNLDLLEEISIAAKVQKGITADPTVLDVKTCMKMLTIWAAESLGVEKEIGSIETGKRADLVLMNLRKPHLQPVYDIYSTIIYSAKASDIEDVFVNGILVILNGRHQFIDEDELIDKAIWWAERIRNS, from the coding sequence GTGGGAAAAACCTTTATAGTCAGAGCACAGTATCTGCTTACTATGAATAAGAAAGATGAAGTAATTGAAAATGGTGCTTTGGTTGTTGAAGATGGAAGAATTAAGGATGTTGGTGAGTTTACAGAAATTTTAAAGAAATATAAAGACCCTTCAATTCCTGTTTATGGCAATTCCTATTCAGCACTGATGCCAGGATTTATAAACACCCACACCCATGCTGCTATGGTTTTATTCAGAGGGATTGCCGATGACCTGCCTCTTAAGCAGTGGCTTACAGAGCATATATGGCCTAAGGAGGCAAAATTTCTAAGTCCTGAGTTTGTCCATGATGGAACATCGTTGGCATGCATTGAAATGCTAAAAAGTGGAACAACAACTTTCAATGATATGTATTTCTTCACTGAGGCAATTGCTCAGGCAGCAAAAAAGCTTGGAATAAGAGCTGTTGTAGGGCAGGGGGTTCTTGATTTTCCCACAGCCTCAGGCAAAGGTGCTGATGATTATCTTGCCAAGGCAAAGGAATTCATTGAAAAATACAAAAGTGATGAACTCATACTGCCAGCAGTTGCACCTCATGCCATTTATACGTGTAGCAGGGAAACACTTCTTAAATCAAAAGAACTTGCATTGAAAAATAATGTGCCCATTCATATTCATTTAAGTGAAACATTTCATGAAGTTGAAGAATGCCTTAAAAATAATGGTAAAAGACCTGTCAAATATCTGAAGAATATAGGATTTCTTGAAGGCAGAATAACCGCAGCCCATTCAGTGTGGCTTGATGATGAGGAGATTGACATTATGGCAGAGAGAAATATAGGAGTTTCCCACTGCATAGAAAGCAATCTTAAGCTTTCAAGTGGGATAGCACCTGTGGCAAAAATGATTAAAAAAGGTGTGAAAGTTAGCATGGGGACAGATGGTGCAGCAAGCAATAACAACCTTGACCTCCTTGAAGAAATCTCAATAGCTGCAAAGGTGCAAAAGGGAATAACAGCAGACCCGACTGTGCTTGATGTAAAAACCTGCATGAAAATGCTCACAATATGGGCAGCAGAATCACTGGGAGTTGAAAAAGAAATTGGAAGCATAGAAACTGGTAAAAGGGCGGATTTGGTGCTTATGAATCTTAGAAAACCTCATTTGCAGCCAGTTTATGATATATATTCCACAATAATTTACTCTGCAAAAGCTTCAGACATTGAAGATGTCTTTGTTAATGGTATTCTAGTAATCCTTAACGGAAGGCATCAGTTTATTGATGAGGATGAACTGATTGACAAAGCTATCTGGTGGGCTGAGAGAATCAGAAATTCATAA